Below is a window of Georgenia soli DNA.
GGTTGCCGGTGCGCGTGGCCACCCGCCGGAGCAGGACGTCCAACGGTGCGCTGAGGAGCACGACGTGGTCGAAGCGGTCGTAGAACCGGCCCTGGTTCTCCACCGTGCCGGAGACGACGAGGTCGCGGTGCGAGGCCAGCAGCAGGCCCACCCTTGCCTCGTCCCACCTGCCGTCCGGCAGGACCCAGCCGTCGTAGTCCGTGTCGACGGTCACGTGCCCGCGGACCTTCAGCTCGTCGAGCAGGGTGGACTTCCCCGTCCCGGACATCCCCGTCAGCAGCACGCGCGCCATGGGTCACCCGCGACGCGCGGCGGGGGTGACCTCACGCCGGTCGTCGGGCAGGCGCCGGGTGAGTCCCTGCCGGTCGAGGTGGTCCAGCAGGGGCAGCACGACGCGGCGCGAGGTGCCGAGCCGGACCCGCGCCTGGCTGGTGGTGAAGGGCTGCGGCAGCTCCGCGAGCCAGGCCGCGGCACGGCCGGCGGCGTCCGAGGGGAGCACGATGCCGGGCGCGGGCCGCAGCAGCCGTCCGGCGCGGGCGGCGGCGGCGAGGGCCCGCTCGTCGAGGCGCAGCTCACGCAGCCGGTCGGCCGTGGGGGCCGCGAACGGGGCGTCGGCGAGCTCGGCGTCCAGCGTCTCCAGCGCGGCGGCGAGCGCCGCGGGCAGCCCGTCGCCACGGCCCGCGAGCGTCACCCGGCCGTTGCGGAGCGTCAGCGGTGGGCGCAGGGCGGCCCTGAGCAGGCGCTCGGGCACACCGAGGCGGGCGGCGAGCGCGCCGGGCGGCACGCCAGGGTCGAGGGGATGGGCGGCGTCGTGCTCGCCGACGAGGCGGGCGGCGTCGGCCCGGGCCCGCTCGGCACGCTCGGTCGACATCACCAGGCCCGCGTCGACGACGCCGTGCTCGGCGGCGCCGGAGGTGGGCACACCGATGCGGCGCAGCAGCGCGAGGTCGGCGACCCCGCCGCGCCGGGCGAGCTCGCGCGGGAGGCGGGGTGCGCCGTCGGCGTCCGCGAGCGCCTGGGCCCGCCGCGCCCCGGCACCGCGGCGGGTGAGGGCGGGCGGGGCGGGATCCAGGACGACGACGCCCCACAGGGCCCGGCTGCCCGGGTCGCGGAGGAGGGCGCGGTCGCCGATCCGCAGGGGGAGCGGGCGGCGCAGCCGCAACCGGGCGAGCTCCCCGCCGAGCGGGCGGTGGTGCACCTCCACCGACGCGGCGCCGACGTGCAGCAGGGGCCGCTGCGGCGGGGCGGCGGACGACTCGGGCGTCGGGGAGGAGATGACGTCTCGGGGAGGAGTTGACGTCTCGGCGAGAGGGAGAGGGGGGAGGGGGTGGTGGGTGGCGGCGTCGCCGACCCGCCGCAGGCGCACGTCCACGACGTCGGTGACGTGCCAGGCGTCGGGGGTGACCAGCACGGAGCCCCGCTCCAGCCCCTCGTCGTCGCCGGCGAGGCCCAGGGCCACGCGGGCGACGCCGACCGCCTCCGGCACGGCACGGCCGAGCGACTGGACCGCCCGGACGCGGACGGTCCCGCCGTCGTGCGTGAGCCGGTCCCCGGGCGCGACGCGGCCCGCGGGCAGCGTGCCGGTGACCACGGTGCCCGTCCCACGCACCGTGAAGCGGCGGTCCACCCACAGCCGCACGTCCGCCTCCCGCTCCGGCGGCGGGACCTGGGCCAGGACCTCGGCGAGGGCGGCGGTCAGCTCGGGCAGCCCCGCGCCGGTGACCGCGCTGACGGGGACGACGCGGGCGCCGCGCAGCGAGGTGCGGTCCACCTGCTCGCGGGCGCGCGCCGCCGCGGGGCCGGGGTCGGCGAGGTCGGCCCGCGTGACGGCGACGACGCCGCGGGAGACCCCGAGCCCGTCCAGGGCGGCGAGGTGCTCGGCCGTCTGCGGCATCCACGGGTCGTCGGCGGCGACCACCAGCAGCGCCACCGGCACCGGTCCGACGCCGGCGAGCATCGTGGGGACGAACCGCTCGTGGCCCGGGACGTCGACGAACGCGACGTCGCCGGCGCCGGGCAGGGCGGTCCAGCAGAACCCGAGCTCGATGGTCAGGCCGCGCCGGTGCTCCTCGGGCAGCCGGTCCGGGTCGGTGCCCGTCAGGGCGCGGACGAGGGTGGACTTGCCGTGGTCCACGTGCCCCGCGGTGGCGACGACGTGCACGACTCAGCCCCCCAGCGCCGCCGCGGCCGCGCGAACCGCGGCGACCAGCTCCTCGTCCTGCTCGGGCGGGACGGTGCGCAGGTCCAGCAGCAGCCGGTCGTGCTCGACCCTCCCGACGACCGCGGGCGTGCCCCGCCGCAGCATCGTCGCGAACCGCACCGGCAGGGTGACCGCGGCGCTGGGCAGCTCGACGCCCGGGGCGCCGCCGCCGCCCACGGCGGCGCGGCTCTCCTCGGCGCCTGCCGCGACGGCGTCGTCGGCCAGCCGGGCGGCGAGGGCCCGGGCACGGCCCAGGAGCTCTGCCGGCTCGGCCTCGAGCGCGGCCCTCACGGGCGGGGTGGGGCCGGTCAGGGTCGCCTCGAGGGCGGCGAGGGTGAGCTTGTCGACGCGGAGGGCCCGGGCGAACGGGTGGCGGCGCAGCGCCTGCACGAGGTCCGCCCGCCCCAGGAGCAGTCCCGCCTGTGGCCCGCCGAGCAGCTTGTCGCCCGACGCGGTCACCAGGGCGGCGCCCGCGCGCAGGGTGGTGGTGGCGTCCGGCTCGTCCGGCAGCCGCGGGTGCGGCGCCAGCAGGCCGGAGCCGATGTCGGCGACGACGGGCACCGGCAGGCGCGACAGCTCGCCGACGGGCACCGAGGAGGTGAAGCCCGAGACGAGGAAGTTGGACGGGTGCACCTTCAGCACGAAGGCGGTGTCGTCGTCGACGGCCGCGGCGTAGTCCTCCAGGCGGACCCGGTTGGTGGTCCCGACCTCGCGCAGGGTGGCGCCCACGGACTCCAGCAGCTCCGGGATGCGGAAGCCGTCGCCGATCTCGACCATCTCCCCGCGGGCCAGGACCACGTTCCGGCCGGCGGCCAGCCCCAGCGTGACCAGCGCAAGGGCGGCGGCGCCGTTGTTGACCACGTGCACGCCGCCGGCGTCGGGGACCGCGGCGGCCAGCGCCGCGAGCGCGCCGGAGCCCCGGGGGCCGCGCCGGCCGGTGGCCAGGTCCAGCTCCACGTCGGTGGGCCCGGCGGCGAGGGTGAGCGCCTCGAGCGCCGCGGCGGACAGCGGCGCCCGGCCGAGGTTGGTGTGGACGACGACGCCCGTCGCGTTGACCACCCGGCGCAGCGTGGTCGCCGCCTCGGGCAGGGCGGCCACCGCCGCGTCGGCGACCTCCTCCGGGGCGAGCTCCCCGGCGCGGCAGCGCTGCTGCGCCGTCGTCACCGCGTCCTTCACGAGCCGGCGCCCGAGCCGGGCGACGGCGGCGACCAGGCGCGGGTCGGCCAGCACGGCGTCCGTGCGCGGGGTGGCGCGGCGGAGGTCCGCCGCGGCGTCGGTCGTCTTCGGCACGCTGACCCTCCTGAGCTGGCGGAGGCGGACGGGAATCGAACCCGCCTGGCCGGGGTGCCCGGCCACAACGGTTTTGAGGACCGCGCCCGTCACCAGACGAGGTACGCCTCCGCGGCTCACCCTAGCGGGAGCCGGCGGGGGACGGACGGTTGGCCGCGAAGGGGTGGACCGGTGCTGAGGCCCCGGCCTAGGCTCGCGTGTGTGACCGCGACGACGCAGCCGCTCAGACTCACCCAGTACGCCGCCGGCGGCGGCTGCGCGTGCAAGGTCCCGCCCGGCGAGCTTGAACGCGTGCTCGGCACGCTGACGCTGCCCGCGGGCGGGGATCTGCTGGTCGGCCTGGAGAACGGGGACGACGCCGCGGCGGTGCGCATCGAGGGCGGCCGGGCGCTCATCGCGACGGCCGACTACTTCACCCCCGTGGTCGACGACCCCTACGAGTGGGGCCGCATCGCCGCCACGAACGCCCTCTCGGACGTCTACGCCATGGGCGGCACGCCCGTCGTGGCGGTCAACCTCCTGTCCTGGCCCCGCAGCACCATCCCGTTCGAGATCGCGGCGGAGGTGCTGCGCGGCGGTGCGGACGTGTGCGCCGACGCGGGCACCTTCCTCGGCGGCGGGCACAGCGTGGACGACCCCGAGCCCAAGTACGGGCAGGCCGTCACCGGGCTCGCCGACGCCGACAAGCTCCTGCGCAACGACGCCGCCGAGGCCGGCCTGCCGCTGACGCTGACGAAGCCGCTCGGCCTCGGCGTCCTCAACAACCGGCACAAGGCCACCGGCGAGTGGTTCGAGGAGGCGGTCGCGCAGATGACCACCCTGAACCGGGACGCCGCCGCGGCCGCCCTGGCGGCGGGCGCCCGCAGCGCCACCGACGTCACCGGCTTCGGCCTGCTCGGCCACCTGTACAAGCTGGTCCGGGCCAGCGGCGTCAGCGCCGTCGTCGACTCCGCCGCCGTGCCCTACGTCGACGGCGCCCGCGACGCGCTCGCGGACGGGTTCGTCCCCGGCGGGAGCCGCCGCAACCTGGACTGGGTCCGCCCCCATCTCCGTTCCGACGTCGGGGAGGACGAGCTGATCCTGCTCGCGGACGCGCAGACGTCCGGCGGGCTGCTGGTGGTGGGTGAGGTGCCGGGCTATCCCGTCGTGGGGGAGCTGGTGCCCGCCGGCGAGCACGCGATCCGGGTGCGCTGACCAGCCGGACAGGGCACCATCAGGGACCAGGACGTTCCGACGTCAGGAAGGGGCAGGGCCGTGGTAGGCAAGGTCTTCCTCGACTGGCCGGTGGTGCGGCAGCTGACCGGCGCCGACCTGCTCGGCCGCGGCAGGGCCGTCCGCTCGGCGCGGACGGACGCGCTGACCGCCCGCACGACGACGGCGGACCGGGTGGCGCGCAGCGTCTGCCCCTACTGCGCCGTCGGCTGCGGGCAGCGCGTCTACGTCAAGGACGAGCAGGTCGTGCAGATCGAGGGCGACCCCGACAGCCCGATCTCGCGGGGACGGCTCTGCCCCAAGGGGTCGGCCAGCAAGAGCCTCGTCACCAACCCGGCCCGTCTCAGCACGGTGCGCTACCGCCGGCCGTACGGCACCGAGTGGGAGGACCTGCCGCTCGACGTCGCGATGGAGATGATCGCCGACCGGGTGGTGAAGGCCCGGGAGCAGACGTGGCAGGACCTCGACGAGAGGGGCCGGAAGGTCCGGCGCACGCTCGGCATCGCCAGCCTGGGCGGGGCGACGCTCGACAACGAGGAGAACTACCTCATCAAGAAGCTCTTCACCGCCCTCGGCGCGCTGCAGATCGAGAACCAGGCGCGTATTTGACACTCCTCCACGGTCCCCGGTCTGGGGACCAGCTTCGGGCGCGGCGGCGCCACAGGTTTCCAGCAGGACCTGGCCAACGCTGACTGCATCGTCATCCAGGGTTCCAACATGGCCGAGGCCCACCCGGTGGGCTTCCAGTGGGTCATGGAGGCCAAGCGACGCGGCGCGAGGGTGATCCACGTCGACCCCCGCTTCACCCGCACCAGCGCGCTCGCGGACCAGTTCGTGCCGCTGCGCGCCGGGACGGACATCGTCTTCCTCGGGGCGATCATCAACTACGTGCTCAGCAACGAGCTCGACTTCCGCGAGTACGTGCTCGCCTACACCAACGCCGCCACCATCCTCGACGAGCGCTTCACCGACACCGAGGACCTCGACGGGCTCTTCTCCGGCTTCGACCCGGAGCGGCGCAGCTACGACACCGACAGCTGGCAGTACGCCGAGGCGGCGCCGGAGGAGGGGCGGGAGGAGCACGAAGCGGACCGGGAACGGGCGAGCGCCCGGCCGATGGAGCACGAGACCCACGGCCTGCAGGTGCAGGGCCACCCGCCGCGGGACGAGACGCTGCAGGACCCGCGCACCGTCTACCAGGTGCTCAGGCGACACTTCTCGCGCTACACCCCGGAGATGGTCGAGGAGGCGTGCGGGGTCCCGCGCGAGGACTTCCTCAAGGTCGCCGAGGCGTGGGTGGCGAACTCCGGGCGCGAGCGGACCACCGCGCTCGTCTACAGCGTCGGCTGGACCCAGCACAGCGTGGGCGCCCAGTACATCCGCACCGGCGCCATCCTCCAGCTGCTGCTCGGGAACATGGGCCGGCCCGGCGGCGGGATCCTGGCCCTGCGCGGGCACGCCAGCATCCAGGGCTCGACCGACATCCCGACCCTGTTCAACCTGCTGCCCGGCTACCTGCCCATGCCGCACGCCGACGAGCACCAGGACCTGCAGACCTGGATCGACAGCATGCGCCAGCCCGGGGCCAAGGGCTTCTGGAAGCAGGCCGACGCGTACGCCGTCAGCCTCCTCAAGGCCTACTGGGGGGAGGCGGCGACGGCGGAGAACGACTTCGCCTTCGACTACCTGCCCCGCATGACCGGGGACCACGGCACCTACCGCACCGTGCTCGACATGATCGACGGCAAGGTCAAGGGCTACTTCCTGCTCGGGCAGAACCCGGCCGTCGGCTCCGCCCACGGCCGGGCGCAGCGCCTCGGCATGGCCAACCTCGACTGGCTGGTGGTGCGCGACCTGTACGAGATCGAGAGCGCCACGTTCTGGAAGGACGGCCCGGAGGTCGCCACCGGGGAGATCGTGCCGGAGGAGTGCCGCACCGAGGTCTTCCTCATGCCCGCCGCCTCGCACGTGGAGAAGGAGGGCACCTTCACCCAGACGCAGCGGATGCTGCAGTGGCGGGAGAAGGCGGTCGACCCCACCGGGGACCGCCGCTCGGAGCTGTGGTTCTTCTACCACCTGGGCCGCCTGGTCCGGGAGCGGCTGGCGGGCTCGACCCTCGAGCGGGACCGGCCGGTGCTGGACCTGGCGTGGGACTACCCGACCCACGGGCCGACGGCGGAGCCGAGCGCCGAGGCCGTGCTGCGGGAGATCAACGGCTACGAGGTGGCAACCGGGCGGGAGCTGTCCACCTTCACCGAGATGCGCGCCGACGGCTCCACCGTGGGCGGCTGCTGGATCTACACCGGCGTCTACGCCGACGGCGTCAACCAGGCCGCGCGGCGCCGGCCCGGGTCCGAGCAGTCGTGGGTGGCGCCCGAGTGGGGCTGGGCGTGGCCCGCGAACCGGCGCATCCTCTACAACCGCGCCTCCGCGGACCCGCAGGGCCGCCCGTGGAGCGAGCGCAAGGCCTACGTGTGGTGGGACGAGGACGCGGGGGAGTGGACCGGGCACGACGTGCCCGACTTCGAGCGCACCAAGCCGCCGTCGTACCGGCCGCCCGAGGGGGCCGACGGCACGGAGGGCCTGGCGGGCGACGACCCGTTCATCATGCAGGGCGACGGCAAGGGGGCGCTGTACGTGCCCACCGGCCTGCTCGACGGGCCGCTGCCCACGCACTACGAGCCGGTGGAGTCCCCGTTCCGCAACCCGCTGTACGGGCAGCAGGCCAACCCCACCCGGGTGGAGTACCGGCGGGCCGACAACCCGGTCCACCCGAGCCCGGCGCCGGAGCAGGCGGACGTGTTCCCGTACGTCTACACCACCTCCCGCCTGACAGAGCACCACACGGCCGGGGGCATGAGCCGGACCCTGGAGTACCTCTCCGAGCTGCAGCCCGAGATGTTCGTCGAGGTCTCCCCGCAGCTGGCGGCCGAGCGGGGGCTGGAGCACATGGGCTGGTGCCACGTGGTCACGGCCCGCTCCGCCGTCGAGGGGCGCGTCATGGTCACCGACCGCCTGCGGCCGCTGCGGGTCGAGGGCCGGACGATCCACCAGGTGTGGCTGCCCTACCACTGGGGCTCCGGCGGCCTGGTGACGGGCGACTCCGCCAACGACCTGTTCGGCATCTCCCTCGAGCCCAACGTGCTCATCCAGGAGACCAAGGCCGGCACGTGCGACGTGCGGCCGGGACGGCGGCCCACCGGGACGGCGCTGCTGGACTACGTCGCGGGCTACCGCCGTCGGGCCGGGATCCTGGACGGGGACGGCGGGGACATCGTCACCGCGCGGCAGCCCGACACCCGCCAGACAGAGGAGGGCGACCATGGCCGGTAGGAACAGCCTTTTCGGGCCCGTCGACCCGGCCCAGGACGCCGGGTACGAGGCACCGCCCGCGCGCAAGGGCTTCTTCACCGACACCAGCGTGTGCATCGGGTGCAAGGCGTGCGAGGTGGCGTGCAAGGAGTGGAACCTCCTGCCCGACGACGGGTTCGACCTGCTCGGGTCCTCCTACGACAACACCGGCGCGCTCGGGGCGAACACGTGGCGGCACGTGGCGTTCGTGGAGCAGCCGGCCGGCCGGGTCGCCCCGGTGTCGCTGGGCATGCCGGGCGTCGGCCCGCCCGCCGGTGCGCTCGCCCCGTCCGGTGCCTCCGCAGGCGGTCTGGGCCCGCCCGCCCCGGCCGAGGGAGCGCCGAACCTCCTGGAGGCTCTCGACGGCGGCACGGAGACGGAGGGCGACGGTCACCCGGACTTCCGCTGGCTCATGTCCTCGAACGTCTGCAAGCACTGCACGCATGCCGCGTGCCTCGACGTGTGCCCCACCGGGGCGCTGTTCCGGACGGAGTTCGGCACCGTCGTCGTCCAGGACGACGTGTGCAACGGCTGCGGCTACTGCGTGGCCGCCTGCCCGTTCGGGGTCATCGAGCGGCGCAAGGGGCCGGCCGGGGCACGCAACGTCGGCATCGCCCAGAAGTGCACGCTCTGCTACGACCGGATCGGCGACGGCCTGGAGCCCGCCTGCGCCAAGGCGTGCCCCACGGAGTCGATCCAGTACGGCGACCTCGACGAGCTGCGCGAGCGCGCCGACGCGCGGGTACGCCGGCTGCAGGACGAGGGCGTGGAGGGGGCCCGCCTGTACGGACACGACCCCCACGACGGCGTCAGCGGCACCGGCGCCTTCTTCCTGCTCCTCGACGAGCCCGAGGTGTACGGGCTTCCCCCGGACCCGGTGGTCACCACCCGGGACCTGCCCCAGATGTTCAACCGGGCCGGCATGGCCGGGCTCGCCCTGCTCGCGGGCGCGGCCCTGTCCTTCCTCGGGGGGCGCAGGTGACCGGGACGACGGCGGACCGGGACACTCGTGGCCGCGGCGGCCGGCGCCGCACCCACGGCGGCGAGACGGCGATGGTGCCCCCGGCGGAGTTCACGTCCTACTACGGCCGGCCCGTGGTCAAGCCGGCGCCGTGGACGTGGGAGATCCCCGCCTACATGTTCGCCGGCGGGCTCGCGGCCGGCTCCTCCCTGCTCGGCGCGGGCGCGGATCTCGCCGGCCACGAGGCACTGCGCCGGTCCGGCCGGCTCACGGCGCTGGGCGCGCTCGGGTTCTCCATGGCAGCCCTCGTCTCCGACCTGGGCCGTCCGGAGCGGTTCCTCAACATGATGCGCACCGTGAAGGTCACGTCCCCGATGTCAGTGGGCACGTGGATCCTGGCGCTCTACGGCCCGCCGGCGGGGCTGGCCGCCGCCGCGGAGGTCGCCGGGATGCTGCTGCCCGGCAGCAAGGCTGCGCCGGTGCGGCTGCTGGTCGCGGCCGGGCGCCCCGCGGGCCTCCTCGCCGGGCTGTTCGCGCCACCGGTCGCCGCGTACACGGCCGTGCTTCTCTCCGACACCGCCACCCCGTCGTGGCACGAGGCCTATCGCGAGCTGCCCTTCGTCTTCTGCGGGTCCGCCGCCGCGGCCGCCGGGGGGCTGGCTGCCGCGATCGTGCCGCCGGAGCAGGCGGGGCCGGCGCGGCGCCTCGCGGTCGGTGGGGCGGTGGCCGAGGCCCTCGCGGAGCACCGCATGGAGCGGTCGATGGGGATCACCGCGGAGCCGTTGCGCACCGGCGTCCCGGGACGGCTCATGCGCGCCGCGCGGGTCCTCACGCTCGCGGGGGCGGCCGGGACGCTGCTCGCGGGCCGCAGCCGCGCCGTCGCCGTCGCCTCCGGGGCGGCCCTCCTGGCAGGTTCGGTGTGCACCCGGTTCGGGGTGGTGCGCGCGGGCATCGCGTCGGCGCTCGACCCCAGGTACACGGTGGTGCCGCAGCGCGAGCGCGTGGACCGCGGGGAGCCCGTGCGACACGTGGCCGGATAGGACGCGGGGCGCGCAGCCCACCTGTGCAGGGTCGCGTACGTTCACCTGCCCACGTCCCTTGCCGGCCGAGGTCGACCAGTGCCCCTCGGTCGAGAGATCGCTACAACTTCGGTGCGGATTCCGCACCGAATCTGTAGCGGTCTGCCGGGAGGAGGGCGCATGACCGGTCACGAGCGCGGACGCGAGGAAGGAGGAGGGCCCCGACGTCGCGGGACCCTCCTCCTGGCAGGTGGTCAGCGGGCGGACCGGGCCGTCACTGCCCGAGCCGGTCAGCCCGTCGACGGATCGCCGGCCGCCGGATCAGCTCGACGGGACCATGCCGTGCGGGTCGAGCACGTACTTCTTGGCCGCGCCCTTGTCGAACTCCTCGTAGCCCCGCGGCGCCTCGTCGAGCGAGATCGGCGTCGCGTTGACGTTCTTGGCGATCTGCACCTTGTCGTGGAGGATCGCCATCATCAGGCCGCGGTGGTACTTCATCACCGGGCACTGGCCGGTGGTGAAGGACAGCGACTTCGCCCACCCGGTGCCGAGGCTGATCGACAGCGACCCGACCTTGGCCGCCTCGTCCACCCCGCCCGGGTCGCCGGTCACGTACAGCCCCGGGATGCCGAGCGCACCGCCGGCCGCGGTGAGCCCCATGAGGGAGTTGAGCACCGTGGCGGGGTGCTCCGTCTGAGCCTCCTTGCCGTGACCCCTCGCCTCGAACCCGACCGCGTCGACGCCGCAGTCGACCTCGGGCACACCGAGGATCTGCTCGATCTGGTCCTTCGGGTCGCCCTTGGAGACGTCGACGGTCTCGCAGCCGAAGCTGCGCGCCTGGGCGAGCCGCTCCTCGTTGAGGTCGCCGACGATGACGACGGCCGCGCCGAGGAGCTGGGCCGCGGTGGCCGCCGCGAGACCCACCGGTCCGGCACCCGCGATGTACACGGTGGAGCCGGTGGTGACCCCGGCCGTGTACGCGCCGTGATAGCCGGTCGGGAAGATGTCCGAGAGCATGGTCAGGTCGAGGATCTTCTCCATCGCCTGGTCCTTGTCCGGGAACTTCAGCAGGTTCCAGTCGGCGTACGGCACGAGCACGTACTCGGCCTGCCCGCCTACCCAGCCCCCCATGTCGACGTACCCGTACGCCGAGCCGGGACGGTCCGGGTTGACGTTGAGGCAGATGCCCGTCTTGCGCTCCTTGCAGTTGCGACAGCGACCGCACGCGATGTTGAAGGGGACCGAGACGATGTCGCCCTCCTTGATGAACTCCACGTCCCGCCCGACCTCGACGACCTCGCCGGTGATCTCGTGGCCCAGCACCAGCCCCTCGGGGGCGGTGGTGCGGCCACGCACCATGTGCTGGTCGGACCCGCAGATGTTCGTCGAGACGGTCTTCAGGATCACGCCGTGGTGGACCTGGCGGCCCACGTTCGCCGGGTTGACCCCGGGCCCGTCCTTCAGCTCGAACTCGGGATAGGGGGTGTCGATGACCTCGACCTTCCCCGGACCTGCGTAGCTCACAGCCTTGTTGGTCACGAAACTGCTCCTTCTTCGACGTCGTTGTGCGAAACAGGAAGCCGGCCGGTCCGAGTCCTGGGGGCGGCCGACCCCCAACAGCCTGCCACGCCGGAGGGGGGTCCGTCACGGGTCGGGGGCTGATCCGCCCCGACCGCACCGGGGGAACGACGGGTTAGCCTCTGGCGGTGAGCACCTCACCCTCTGCCCCGGCCCCGGACAGCTCGCCGGGGCCGGCCCCGACGGCGGAGCTGCGGGTGCGCCTCGACCTCGCCTACGACGGCACCGAGTTCGCCGGGTGGGCCCGTCAGCCCGGGCTGCGCACCGTCCAGGGCGCGCTCGAGGACGCGCTCACCACGGTGCTCCGCCTGCACCGGCCGGCGCGACTGACCGTCGCGGGCCGGACGGACGCGGGCGTCCACGCGCGAGGCCAGGTGGCGCACGTCGACGTGCCCCGCGAGGCCT
It encodes the following:
- the fdhA gene encoding formaldehyde dehydrogenase, glutathione-independent is translated as MTNKAVSYAGPGKVEVIDTPYPEFELKDGPGVNPANVGRQVHHGVILKTVSTNICGSDQHMVRGRTTAPEGLVLGHEITGEVVEVGRDVEFIKEGDIVSVPFNIACGRCRNCKERKTGICLNVNPDRPGSAYGYVDMGGWVGGQAEYVLVPYADWNLLKFPDKDQAMEKILDLTMLSDIFPTGYHGAYTAGVTTGSTVYIAGAGPVGLAAATAAQLLGAAVVIVGDLNEERLAQARSFGCETVDVSKGDPKDQIEQILGVPEVDCGVDAVGFEARGHGKEAQTEHPATVLNSLMGLTAAGGALGIPGLYVTGDPGGVDEAAKVGSLSISLGTGWAKSLSFTTGQCPVMKYHRGLMMAILHDKVQIAKNVNATPISLDEAPRGYEEFDKGAAKKYVLDPHGMVPSS